The genomic stretch GCGTTAGCCGCACCCGGCGGTATTCAATCCCCTCCAATTCGATCTTCAAGGGTTTCACCTCTTCCTTCTTCTCCTCCTTGTCCTTCTTCGCCTCCTTGTCCTTCTTGCCGTCCTTCCCGTCCTTCCCTTCGTCCTTCTTCTCCTCCTCTTCCTTCACCAATGCGGCTTCCTCCTTCGTCATCTTGAACTTGTCAAAAGCCTCCTGCGTGAGGAAGAAGGCGTAGGCATCGCTCTCACCTCCCCAGCTGGCGTGGTTCTTCTGCCCGTCGCGATCGCTCATGTACACGATGGCTTTGCCTTCCATGGCCCAACGGGGCGTGTAGCCGCCGTAGCCGCTGCGCGTGAGGTTGATGATGGGCTCCTTGCCCGAGGCGTTCACCAGGCCCACCTGGCCGATCCATTGCTTGTCGTGCAGGAAATTGACCACGAACCACTTGCTGTCGGGGCTCCATTGGTACCACTGGTCGCCGTCGCTGTAGCTGTAATTCTTATTACCCGGAACGATGACGCGCGTCTGCTTCGTGGCCAGGTTGAGGACCCTGAGCGCGGTGCGCTCCTCCAGGTAAGCCACTTCCTTTCCATCGGGCGAATAGGCGCACTGGAACTCCTCAGCGGGCGTGCTGAGCAAGGCTTCTTCCTTCAGCAGGGTGGCGTTGAAGAAGTACTTCTCCTCCTTGCGGACCAACGAAGTGGTGAACAGGTCCCAGCTCTGTCCGCGCTCGCTGGCGTAGAGGATGGTACGGCCATCGGGGCTGAAACTCACGTTGCGCTCCTGCTCGGGCGTGCTGGTGATGCGGCGCGTGGTGCCTTCGGCGATGCTAGTCACGAAGACCTCGCCGCGATGGATGAACACGGCTTCCTTGCCGCTCGGGCTCAAGGTGTATTCATCGGCACTGCTCACGTTGATCGTGCGCTGCGGGAGATAGCGGCCATCGCTATGGATGCGGATGTCCACCTTATTCGGCTCAGCACCATCGGCCATGGTGTAGAGCTCGCCCCTGTAACTGAAGCAGAGCGTTCCGTTGCTGCTGATGCTGAGGTATCGAACCGGATGATCCGTGAAGCGCGTCACTTGCATGCTGCGCCCGCCGGATGCCGGCATGCGGTGCACGTTGAAGCTGCCGCTCACTTCGGTGAGGTAGAAGAGCGTGCCGCCGTCCTTGCTCCAGACCGGATCGCGGTCCTCGCCGGCGAAGGGGGTGAGCTGCTTGTACTCCTTGGTGGCGGGATTGAAGGTCCAGATGTCGCGCGTGACGGATGAAGTGTGGTGCTTGCGCCAATTGTCCTCATAGCCTTTGCGGTCGTGGTAGGCGATCAGGCTACCATCGGGACTGTAGCGCGCGTTCTGCATGGCGATGGTGCTCAGCTGCATCACGCGGCCGCCTTTCACGGGCACGGTGTAGAGCTCACCGAGGCCGCCCACGGGGAACTGCTGGTGCTTCACATCGTCCTGGCGCGTGCCGTAGAAGATCACCTGCGTTCCATCGACGCTGAAATCGCTGGCCACTTCGCCATTGCCATGGAAGGTGAGGCGTGTGGGCGCACCGCCGGTGGAGGGCATCACGAACACATCGTTGTTGCCATGGCGATTGCTCGTGAAGGCGACCAGCTTGCCGTCGCGGCTCCACACCGGGGTATGGTCGTAGGCTTCGTTGGAGGTGAGCGGCATGGCGTCTCCGCCGGTTGCTGGTACGCGCCAGATATCGCCGTGATAGCAGAAGGCGATGGACTGCCCATCTGGGCTGATGGCGGCGTTGCGGAGCCACAGAGGCTGGGCCGAAGCAGAAATCGTTGCCGAGAGCGCGGTGAGCAGGAGGATGCGTTTCATGATCGGCGAAGCTATTCGTGGGAAGTCAGACCGCTTGGGCTTCTCTCCCGGCTGCGGATGAACGGTGCAATCGCGGGATGAAGCGTTGCGCCCCATATCACACGGGCCGTCATCCATTCCGCGGCGTCCGCTGAGAGGCGCTTTCCCTTCGTGGCGTCAACACCGATCACCATGAAAGCAATCGCACTCATCGCCTCCCTCGTGCTCGCGATCCCGTTCCGGGCCCAAGTGGCTTGCGACATCCTCAGTGCAGGTCCCTTGCAAGGAAGCTATGCGCACACCTGGGCCGAACCCGCCGCTGGCTCATGGGACACGCCGAATATGCTCTATGCATCGAACCGGGTGATCGGCGATCTGGTGCGCGCGCACA from Flavobacteriales bacterium encodes the following:
- a CDS encoding PD40 domain-containing protein, translated to MKRILLLTALSATISASAQPLWLRNAAISPDGQSIAFCYHGDIWRVPATGGDAMPLTSNEAYDHTPVWSRDGKLVAFTSNRHGNNDVFVMPSTGGAPTRLTFHGNGEVASDFSVDGTQVIFYGTRQDDVKHQQFPVGGLGELYTVPVKGGRVMQLSTIAMQNARYSPDGSLIAYHDRKGYEDNWRKHHTSSVTRDIWTFNPATKEYKQLTPFAGEDRDPVWSKDGGTLFYLTEVSGSFNVHRMPASGGRSMQVTRFTDHPVRYLSISSNGTLCFSYRGELYTMADGAEPNKVDIRIHSDGRYLPQRTINVSSADEYTLSPSGKEAVFIHRGEVFVTSIAEGTTRRITSTPEQERNVSFSPDGRTILYASERGQSWDLFTTSLVRKEEKYFFNATLLKEEALLSTPAEEFQCAYSPDGKEVAYLEERTALRVLNLATKQTRVIVPGNKNYSYSDGDQWYQWSPDSKWFVVNFLHDKQWIGQVGLVNASGKEPIINLTRSGYGGYTPRWAMEGKAIVYMSDRDGQKNHASWGGESDAYAFFLTQEAFDKFKMTKEEAALVKEEEEKKDEGKDGKDGKKDKEAKKDKEEKKEEVKPLKIELEGIEYRRVRLTPNSSALSDALLSPDGEKLYYLAAFEKGTDLWQFEIRTRETKVLNKMGDGWAHNLAWDKDAKKLFYLNNGSIGYYDTEKSENKGVGIGGEMILDESAERAYLFEHIWRQVKKKFYRVDLQGVDWDKYKAEYQRCLPHINNNFDMAELCSEMLGELNASHTGAGYRYEMPNDDQTASLGCFFANEPGPGLRITEIMPRSPLTKEGSKVKAGHVIEKIDGAEVAADMDWAMLFNRKGNKPMLLSMFDPKTKTRWDESVKPLAEGEDYGLLYKRWVERCRHLVDSLSGGQLGYVHVQGMNDHSFRVVYEEALGRYHDKKGLVVDTRFNGGGWLHDDLATFLNGKTYMTFLPRDQILGTEPHFKYQRPSVVVMSESNYSDAHMFPVTYRALGIGKLVGMPVPGTGTAVWWEGLQNGMWFGIPQVGMVDNAGNYLENQQLDPDVRQPLDPGVVSQGRDQQLEAAVKVLMGN